Below is a genomic region from Melanotaenia boesemani isolate fMelBoe1 chromosome 19, fMelBoe1.pri, whole genome shotgun sequence.
ATTCGGTTGGATATCCAGCACTTCAAATAGAAGCTTCTGATTTCAGAACATCATTTCTCTCCACTCTCATTATTCTAATATTCGTACGGCGGCATCTTCCGCTCCCGGAGCTGGTAACTGCCTTCATCTTGGTCTCCGTTATCCTCGGCTTTATTTCACTAACACCGATATTCTAGCTTTGGCTTCAGACGTTCGACAGCCTAGACTGTCGTTCGCAGTCATGCTCGTATCTGAAGCAATCCCTTGAAGAATAGTTTTGGCCACAGACTGTATAtgaaagatgggcggagcctccgtgacgtcatcCGTAAAGCTCAGAACGTACTGTGGCATGATTTTCTGCACCGATTTAGTCTTCATTTGTATGTTTAGTAAGTTAGAAACTCATTTAGGCCACTTGATTACATTTAGGTGGTATTTTTCTGGGTGGGGGAGTTGGAGAAGTTCTCTATGCAGCCATCTTGGTGTCCCGCCCAaaggttctgtgatggtctgacTTCCCACCACGACCAGAGTTTCTCACCGCAACCAGTTCTTTTTACCCGAACCAAATGCTAAATAGTCcgtatttatacagcgcttttctgtacctggaacgatacccaaagcgctttacatcatacatcacattcacccattcacacacacattcacacactgatggcagaagctgccatgcaagccgctcaaccacgaccatcaggagcaattaggggttcggtgtcttgcccaaggacacctcaacatgaactcgacttggccgaggatcgaactggcaaccatTAGGTTACAAGATGGcggctctaccttgctgagccacgccccccaggaaccaggccgtCTTATCTCGACCAGCGATGATAATACATGGTACCGGCcctcagactgatggaggtatTAGTTTTTAAACCGGGTTTTACAAGCAGACTTAAATTAAGACCAGATCTGGAAAAGTGGTTGTCAGGTTTTCCTGGTTCAGGATAATCTGAAATGTCTAAAACTAGCCTGGTGTGAGCTGTGAAGTTTGTCCTTCAACCTGATGGTGTTTCAGCCATTGTCCACTGTATTGTTGCCATAGCGATCCAGACAGCGGCCATGGAGATGCTGGGCGGAGACGGGGTGGGTAAACAGTGCCGTACTGCAGACATCTTGGCTGACGCCGCCTACATAATCCTGTCCAAACCCAAGGACTACACCGGCCACTTCCTGGTGGATGAGGAAATCCTCAGAGCACATGGAGTCCAAGAATTTGATCAGTACGCCGTCCAACCAGGTGATCAAGTGCTACCTGAGCTAACCTGTGTACAATTAACATGTGGTACCTACACTGatctctgattggtctgcaggtCACCCCCTGCTGCCAGACTTCTTCTTGGATGAAGCTCCAGAGGCTCTCGTCCAGCAGATGGAGCAGCACGGTAAGAACTTCAAACATCACGGCAGTATGAAACTACAAACATGGCTGCCGACAGCTTGACACTGAATAAACTACAAACATGGCAgcctatcatcatcatcatcttcactaaaaaaactacagtTTAAATTACCCTACCCCTGCTGTCCCGTTTTCATGTTCTCCTCTGAAATGACCTGTCGCTTCCTGGTTGCCAGGGGCAACCCCAGCTTTCAAACCCCCATCGGCGGAGACCACGCCCCCCTCTGCTGGACCAATACAAAGCACCTTTGATGTAATCAGAGCAGTTATTAACGAAGATGTGGTGAAGTCCACACAGGGCGTCTACAGATTTGACCTGTCAGGTAATGATGAGCCTCATTATGTCCTTATAAGGACGTCCTTCCTGTAGGCGTGTCTTTAACTTAGACTTCCTTGTGCCCATATAAGGAGAACACAGCGGCGTTTGGTTTCTGGACCTGAAGAGTGGCTCAGGCAGCGCCGGTAAAGGTGAACCATCTGTCAAAGCAGACGTCGTCATGACAATGGACTCCAGCGACTTCAGTAAGATGTTTTCAGGTGagtgtcaccatggcaacaatgCCAGATGTAAGTGTGTATGCATTAATATTCCTGTGGTAAAACTGTGGCTTTAAGgtgtgtttccatggtaacggcTGTTTCCTGCCCAGTTTTCTGTGAAAAATCCACATATAACACCATCACGCCGATGTTTTCTTTTCCCCTTGTGGCTCCGTTACCTCTTTTACTTTAGTCCTGTAAATGTTGTTTGTCGGCTCCAGCACCTCCATCTTGGATGTgcaataaaatctgtttgtttcAGGGAAGCTGAAGCCCACGCTGGCCTTCATGTCTGGAAAGCTGCGGATCAAAGGCGACATGACGCTCGCCATCAAACTGGAGAAACTGATGAGCCGCATGAACAAGGCCAAGCTGTGATTCTGGAGCTCCGCCCACAGGCTGTCCAGGCCACGCCTCCTCACCGTTTATAGCTGTACATGTTGCCTTAATAATTAAACACGTTTAGAAGTAAAGTCAGGACGTGTTCTGGTCCAGTCAGACCGGTCCGATCCTGTCTATTCTGGTCTGATTCAGTTTGTGTCAGTCAGATCTGTCCAATCCGGGCCGATCCAGTCTGATCTAGTTCGGATCAGGTAGCCCTGAATATAAAATcatgtgatgtttttataaCATTTCTGGTTTTCTCAGTTTAGTATTTCTGACAAATTGGGGTGACATTGgtgtcaccatggtaacaataaataaacaataaataaacgtGTTTATGGTGTCTGGTGTCGTTCTTGTTAGTAACAGGAAGCCTGGACTCTCATCTTCACCCACTTCCTGTCAGGCGCTTTCCTGAAGATGTGTAAGGGCGGAGCTACATGCGCTTTGGGAACTATACTCAGTCCAGACTGGACAGcgctgcaggtggaggaggtggggctACATTCAGAGCAgagttttcttttcaaactcTCCCTGAAGGAAGATCCTCCTGCAGAAACATTCAGATGCCCCACTCTGCAGCTATGCCCTCAAATGCACCACCAACAGAACAGCTGACAAAAGTTTGAGTGTCAcatatttaacacattaaaCCCAGAATAAAACCCCAGGGCAACATCTCCCGTACAGGCAAAACGATGACATGACTGAATCAGTCTCACACACTACTCAGAGTTCTGGTCTGAACCGAACCACAACAGGAAACCAGTTACTAATATATTAACTACTACAACCTACACAAGATAAAATGTATGAGacatgaacagaaaacatgtaaacatggttttaGACCAAAGTTTATtgaatgaaaatgtgaataaacCTGCGCTGAGTTGCTGTAGAGTCCTGTCACGTGGTGCAGGCTGAACATGGcctccacccccccccccccacctccgCTCCGCCTTGTCAAAACTCCGTCttactttaataaaaatgaagctAAAATTTTTTATCTGTGTTGAGCAGAGAAAATAATTCTGGAACTTTTTTCCACCGCCTGCGTTGCAGGACGTCTGGATGACAAACGTGACGTACCTGGAACATGACGTAAGACGCCGGAAGTCTGTTCGGCGTCGCTCCGTGTGTTTGTTGCTACCATAGCAACAGAAAGTCTGTTGCAGAGACCGTTGGAGACTTAAGAGCTCGAAGCAGAAATCAGAAGAAACAAATCTGAGGATTTTATGATGAGCGAGAAGAGCCGGAGATGTCGCGAGATCTGCGGGCCGACACCGCATTCAGTGGCCGTGGTGAGATAATACTCATACAAGTACTACAAAGCGCGAGTACTAAGAAACTACCGAGGTACCGCCATGTAGAGAGGAGGACGTTAGTGTTATCTGGTCCCGAAAACAGCAGGAAAGTACTCTTACTGTGAGCTAACGGGAGGAATACTACGGTTAAAATGTACTCCGTTACTACAGTGGGAGAGTTTATTGTTTTCACTACTACCATGTGACAGTACTAGTACTACCATGTGACAGTACT
It encodes:
- the hsdl2 gene encoding hydroxysteroid dehydrogenase-like protein 2, yielding MLQNTGKLAGCTLFITGASRGIGKAIALKAARDGANIVIAAKTADPHPKLPGTIYTAAQEVEAAGGKALPCVVDIRDEQQIGAAVQKAVDTFGGIDILVNNASAISLTGTLETPMKKVDLMLGINLRGTYLTSKLVIPHLLKSRSPHILNLSPPLNLNPVWFKNHTAYTMAKYGMSMCVLGMAEEFRGQIAVNALWPKTAIQTAAMEMLGGDGVGKQCRTADILADAAYIILSKPKDYTGHFLVDEEILRAHGVQEFDQYAVQPGHPLLPDFFLDEAPEALVQQMEQHGATPAFKPPSAETTPPSAGPIQSTFDVIRAVINEDVVKSTQGVYRFDLSGEHSGVWFLDLKSGSGSAGKGEPSVKADVVMTMDSSDFSKMFSGKLKPTLAFMSGKLRIKGDMTLAIKLEKLMSRMNKAKL